One segment of Trachemys scripta elegans isolate TJP31775 chromosome 1, CAS_Tse_1.0, whole genome shotgun sequence DNA contains the following:
- the TMEM140 gene encoding transmembrane protein 140 produces MGLLKQRTGACQLYWSMLLLAAGSFFLLLYALMWEAGNIINLPHKRIGFYNFCLWNQTSGELQCLEFKDLMDMGVDQFELVLARVCVYTVQVLCSFSPFLIMQAQYANTREAWEVTLVVLGLSAALLAGGLGLFLFQAWVCIQLSELSGGFMALAGAQALLLLQLFAAAMYLTCFKEVLEKGNPSPEEQPLAFQV; encoded by the coding sequence ATGGGTCTGTTGAAGCAGAGAACTGGGGCGTGCCAGCTGTATTGGAGCATGCTCCTCCTGGCTGCAGGgtcctttttcttgttgctctaTGCCCTGATGTGGGAAGCTGGGAACATCATCAACCTTCCCCACAAAAGAATCGGCTTCTACAACTTCTGCCTGTGGAACCAGACGTCTGGAGAGCTGCAGTGCCTAGAATTCAAGGACCTGATGGACATGGGGGTTGACCAATTTGAGCTAGTGCTGGCAAGGGTCTGTGTATATACTGTCCAGGTCCTCTGTAGCTTCTCCCCCTTTTTAATCATGCAGGCCCAATATGCGAACACCAGAGAGGCCTGGGAAGTGACACTTGTGGTGCTGGGCCTCTCAGCTGCTCTTCTGGCTGGTGGCCTGGGCTTGTTTCTGTTCCAGGCCTGGGTTTGCATTCAACTCTCTGAACTCAGTGGGGGTTTCATGGCACTAGCTGGGGCtcaggccctgctgctgctccagcttttTGCTGCTGCAATGTACCTCACGTGCTTCAAGGAGGTTCTTGAAAAGGGCAACCCTTCCCCTGAGGAGCAGCCCCTAGCCTtccaggtctga
- the CYREN gene encoding cell cycle regulator of non-homologous end joining: MESAVWKAKKRVLPPWMAAREVEPRKTMSAVRAKRAKKPAVARTVTIYCMNEAELVDVALGVLAENCKYKEMEVNVPSETEGEQEGQQTPTEPRWSPASSGGASTPRPGPGPHAQPDALGCASRTDTEDDEDDALKYVREIFFS; this comes from the exons ATGGAAAGTGCTGTGTGGAAGGCAAAGAAGAGGGTCCTCCCGCCATGGATGGCAGCAAGGGAAGTGGAGCCAAGAAAGACTATGTCAGCAGTGAGAGCCAAGAGGGCGAAGAAGCCAGCTGTGGCAAG GACCGTGACTATCTATTGTATGAACGAAGCGGAGCTGGTGGATGTGGCATTGGGGGTCCTGGCTGAG AATTGTAAATACAAGGAAATGGAGGTGAACGTTCCATCTGAAAccgaaggggagcaggaaggccaGCAAACGCCGACGGAGCCTCGGTGGAGTCCAGCAAGCAGTGGCGGGGCCAgcacccccaggccaggccccgggccccacgcTCAGCCAGATGCTTTGGGCTGTGCTAGCAGGACAGACACGGAGGACGACGAGGATGATGCTTTGAAATACGTCCGGGAGATATTTTTTAGCTAA